The proteins below are encoded in one region of Paenibacillus albus:
- the mqnE gene encoding aminofutalosine synthase MqnE yields the protein MNIAIPTEAKQMQSIIEKVRAGERLNREDGVFLYQTDDLLTIGQLANEVNLQKNGRKVYFIENMSLYFTNVCEAHCAFCNFRKDQGQEGSYTLSGEEMIAYVEQHIHPDVREFHIVGGHNPHVPFQYYVDSLKALHERFPQVALKAYTAAEIDFFSRISGLNYREVIQELMKVGLVSLTGGGAEILSDEYRKKMKVDKADVSQYLQVHRTAHELGLRTHTTMLYGSVEKKEDRIDHMLQIRELQDDTNGFQVFIPLSMQPISPKASIRRRNSAFDDLKAIAISRLMLDNIKHIKAYFINIGTQLTQVALTMGASDVHGTMVKERISHAAGALTPEGITREDLIWLIKGAGRIPVERDTFYNEVKVFE from the coding sequence ATGAATATTGCAATACCGACAGAAGCTAAGCAAATGCAGTCCATTATCGAGAAAGTTCGTGCAGGCGAACGCTTGAATCGCGAAGATGGTGTGTTCCTTTACCAAACTGACGATTTGCTCACAATCGGGCAGCTTGCCAATGAAGTAAACTTACAGAAAAACGGACGCAAAGTGTATTTTATCGAGAATATGAGCCTTTACTTCACAAACGTCTGTGAAGCTCATTGTGCGTTCTGCAACTTCCGCAAGGATCAAGGTCAGGAAGGCTCATACACGCTCAGCGGCGAAGAAATGATCGCTTATGTAGAGCAGCACATCCACCCGGACGTGCGCGAGTTCCATATCGTTGGCGGACATAATCCGCATGTGCCATTCCAGTACTACGTCGATTCGCTCAAAGCGTTGCATGAACGTTTCCCGCAAGTCGCGCTTAAAGCATATACCGCTGCAGAAATTGACTTCTTCTCCCGCATTAGCGGCTTAAACTACCGCGAAGTGATCCAAGAGTTGATGAAGGTCGGCTTGGTATCGCTCACCGGTGGCGGTGCAGAGATTCTGTCTGACGAATACCGCAAGAAGATGAAGGTCGACAAAGCCGATGTATCCCAGTATCTCCAAGTGCACCGCACTGCGCATGAGCTTGGTTTGCGCACACATACGACGATGCTGTACGGCTCTGTTGAGAAGAAGGAAGATCGGATCGATCATATGCTCCAAATTCGTGAGCTTCAGGATGATACGAACGGCTTCCAAGTGTTTATCCCGCTATCCATGCAGCCGATCAGCCCGAAAGCAAGCATTCGCCGCCGCAACTCGGCGTTCGACGATTTGAAGGCCATTGCGATCAGCCGTCTAATGCTCGATAACATTAAGCACATCAAGGCTTACTTTATCAACATCGGCACGCAGCTTACGCAAGTCGCGCTTACGATGGGTGCTTCCGACGTTCACGGCACGATGGTAAAAGAACGCATCAGCCATGCAGCCGGCGCGCTTACGCCAGAAGGCATCACGCGCGAGGACTTGATTTGGCTTATTAAAGGCGCCGGCCGCATTCCGGTAGAGCGCGATACATTTTACAACGAAGTTAAAGTTTTCGAGTAA
- a CDS encoding aldo/keto reductase, protein MKYRKLGKNGPEISVIGFGSWAIGGAGWASAWGGQDDDQSAESVRAALDAGITFYDTAAVYGLGHSEEVLGKALSKDRDRVVIATKCGLVWDENGSITRTGAYESVLREAEASLKRLGTDYIDLYQMHWPDAELPAEETMRAMDKLVQDGKVRYVGVSNYNVEQLQQSLTVRHVDSLQPPYSILRPAAEKELLPFCQANGIGVVAYSPLTSGLLSGNYTYETTFGPDDWRSRNKAHTGEGLRSNVDRAEKLKLIAARYDITLPQLAVAYDLAHPAITSAIVGVRKPSHILGVLPAIDVTLDDATLAEIRAIASAE, encoded by the coding sequence ATGAAATACCGCAAATTAGGCAAGAACGGCCCTGAAATTTCTGTAATTGGCTTCGGCTCTTGGGCAATCGGTGGCGCAGGCTGGGCAAGCGCTTGGGGCGGCCAAGACGATGACCAGTCGGCGGAGAGCGTGCGAGCTGCGCTGGATGCAGGAATTACCTTCTATGATACGGCAGCAGTTTATGGGCTTGGACATTCCGAGGAAGTGCTCGGCAAGGCGCTGAGCAAAGACCGGGATCGGGTTGTTATTGCGACCAAATGCGGCCTCGTCTGGGATGAGAACGGCAGCATTACGCGTACCGGTGCGTACGAATCTGTCCTTCGCGAAGCGGAAGCGTCGCTTAAACGGCTCGGCACAGATTACATCGACCTGTACCAGATGCACTGGCCGGATGCGGAATTGCCTGCTGAAGAAACGATGCGTGCGATGGATAAGCTCGTTCAAGACGGTAAAGTTCGCTATGTCGGCGTGAGTAACTACAATGTAGAGCAGCTTCAGCAATCGCTTACCGTCAGACATGTCGACTCGCTGCAGCCTCCTTATTCGATTCTAAGACCTGCGGCTGAGAAGGAGCTGCTTCCTTTCTGCCAAGCAAATGGCATTGGCGTCGTTGCTTACAGCCCGCTCACTTCCGGCCTGCTATCCGGCAACTATACATACGAAACGACATTCGGTCCGGACGATTGGCGCTCGCGCAACAAGGCACATACGGGCGAAGGACTTCGCAGCAATGTTGACAGAGCCGAGAAGCTGAAGCTGATCGCGGCACGGTATGACATTACACTGCCTCAGCTAGCCGTCGCATACGATCTCGCGCATCCGGCCATTACAAGCGCCATCGTCGGCGTGCGGAAGCCGAGCCATATTCTAGGCGTGCTGCCGGCTATTGATGTTACGCTTGATGATGCGACACTTGCGGAAATCCGCGCCATCGCGTCGGCAGAGTAA
- the trhA gene encoding PAQR family membrane homeostasis protein TrhA produces the protein MANTHTYSRREEVANAITHGLGAALSIAALVLLIVFAALKGNAEHVVSFTIYGSMMLLLYVSSTLVHSFPEGKAKKFFEIMDHSCIYLFIAGTYTPIVLHMVQGAAGWTLFGIVWGLALCGVVFKAFYASKFLFTSTVLYVLMGWIIVFAWEPLRENLAPAGLQLLIAGGVLYTVGTIFYVWRSFKYHHAVWHMFVLGGSVLHFFAILLYVLPQ, from the coding sequence ATGGCAAACACCCATACGTATTCGCGCAGGGAAGAAGTGGCTAACGCCATTACGCACGGACTAGGCGCGGCACTCAGCATCGCGGCGCTCGTGCTTCTGATTGTTTTTGCAGCGCTCAAAGGGAATGCTGAACATGTGGTAAGCTTCACGATTTATGGTTCGATGATGCTTCTGCTGTATGTCTCTTCAACACTCGTACACAGCTTTCCAGAAGGAAAAGCGAAGAAGTTCTTTGAAATTATGGATCATTCCTGCATCTATCTCTTTATCGCAGGAACGTATACGCCAATCGTATTGCATATGGTACAAGGCGCAGCAGGCTGGACGTTATTCGGCATCGTCTGGGGACTCGCGCTATGCGGCGTCGTGTTTAAAGCTTTCTATGCGTCCAAATTTCTGTTCACTTCAACGGTGCTGTATGTGCTGATGGGCTGGATTATCGTCTTTGCATGGGAACCGCTTAGGGAGAATCTTGCTCCTGCAGGACTCCAATTGCTCATCGCCGGCGGTGTACTCTACACGGTAGGGACGATTTTCTATGTGTGGCGCAGCTTTAAATATCATCACGCGGTATGGCATATGTTCGTACTCGGAGGCTCGGTGCTTCATTTCTTTGCGATCTTGCTGTACGTCTTGCCTCAATAA
- the sda gene encoding sporulation histidine kinase inhibitor Sda, giving the protein MDQLSDELLLDAFQTANKYNLDQEFIQLLNAEIKRRQINAEGFLHTA; this is encoded by the coding sequence ATGGACCAGCTGTCTGATGAGCTGTTGCTTGATGCGTTCCAAACGGCGAACAAGTATAACTTGGATCAAGAATTTATTCAGCTATTGAACGCCGAGATCAAGCGCAGACAGATTAATGCGGAAGGCTTCCTCCACACTGCTTAA
- a CDS encoding YuzB family protein: MLKPMIEFCASNMHHGTDRLMKKLEANPDFDVIEYGCLGNCGECYMVPFGMVDGTIIAAETVDELEQAIMIAIEKQKAEREALDRLIDDM; this comes from the coding sequence ATGTTAAAACCAATGATAGAATTTTGTGCAAGTAACATGCATCACGGCACTGACCGGCTGATGAAGAAGCTCGAAGCGAATCCGGATTTCGATGTCATCGAATACGGCTGCTTAGGCAATTGCGGTGAATGCTACATGGTACCGTTCGGGATGGTCGATGGTACGATCATTGCCGCAGAAACAGTAGATGAATTGGAACAAGCCATCATGATAGCCATTGAGAAGCAGAAGGCAGAACGTGAAGCGCTTGATCGGCTCATTGACGATATGTAA
- a CDS encoding UbiD family decarboxylase, whose translation MSFTDLRGLIDTLRREGDLAVIDTPVDPYLELAEIHRRVIDQEGPALLFTNVIGSPFPVVTNLFGTIRRVDLAFGPRPEAFMKQVVGAMDRLLPPTPKALWGERSLIWDALKVGIKEVPASSAPILGALKAERPLEGLPALTSWQLDGGPFITLPLVYTEHPEHRKQHNLGMYRMQIFDHSTTGMHWQIHKGGGFHYHEAEKRNEALPVSVFLGGPPALIASAIAPVPEHLPELLLSSLITGGKLPVVQDPRSSHKIPAQAEFVLSGSVAPHVRRPEGPFGDHYGYYSWTHDFPVFNVSHMWHRKDAIYPATIVGKPRQEDYYLGDFLQRLLSPAFPLAMPGVKDLWTYAETGFHALAAAIVRESYSREALGSAFRILGEGQLTLTKYLMITDQPVDLANFPQLMETVLERFRPETDLFVFDKTSHDTLDYTGGKLNHGSKAVMLGVGEPVRELPAVYDEGLIDEITGIKPYCRGCLVVSGAAFSDEPELPQRLLKRLREKGTRWPLVILADDAEIASAQTPFLWTVFTRFNPADDIYAETALKRHHVGYELPLVIDARMKPGYPDELIPREDIVELVDRKWKTYFQA comes from the coding sequence ATGAGTTTTACAGATTTGCGCGGATTGATCGACACGCTTCGGCGTGAAGGCGATCTTGCAGTTATTGATACTCCGGTCGATCCATATCTGGAATTGGCCGAGATACATAGACGGGTCATTGATCAGGAAGGCCCGGCGCTTCTCTTCACGAACGTAATCGGAAGCCCGTTCCCAGTTGTGACGAACTTGTTTGGCACGATAAGAAGGGTTGATCTGGCCTTCGGACCGCGTCCGGAAGCATTCATGAAGCAGGTCGTCGGTGCTATGGACCGACTGCTTCCGCCGACACCGAAAGCACTTTGGGGCGAGCGTTCACTCATTTGGGATGCTTTAAAAGTAGGCATTAAAGAAGTACCTGCATCCTCGGCACCGATACTTGGCGCTCTCAAAGCAGAGCGTCCGCTGGAAGGACTTCCTGCGCTTACGAGCTGGCAGCTTGACGGCGGACCGTTTATTACGCTTCCGCTCGTATACACGGAGCATCCAGAGCACCGCAAGCAGCACAACCTTGGCATGTACCGGATGCAAATTTTTGACCATTCGACGACAGGGATGCATTGGCAGATCCATAAGGGCGGCGGCTTCCATTATCATGAAGCAGAGAAGCGCAATGAAGCGCTGCCGGTGTCTGTCTTCTTAGGCGGCCCTCCGGCGCTCATCGCCTCCGCGATCGCGCCTGTGCCAGAGCACTTGCCAGAGCTGCTGCTCTCCTCGTTAATCACGGGAGGCAAGCTGCCTGTTGTACAGGATCCTCGCAGCAGCCACAAGATTCCGGCGCAAGCCGAATTCGTCTTGAGCGGCAGCGTGGCGCCTCATGTGCGCCGTCCGGAAGGGCCGTTCGGCGATCACTATGGCTATTATTCGTGGACGCATGATTTCCCGGTCTTCAATGTCAGCCATATGTGGCATCGCAAGGATGCGATATATCCGGCGACAATCGTGGGCAAGCCGCGCCAAGAGGATTACTACCTGGGCGACTTCCTGCAGCGTCTATTGTCTCCGGCGTTCCCGCTTGCAATGCCTGGCGTGAAGGACTTGTGGACTTACGCAGAAACAGGCTTCCACGCGCTTGCTGCTGCAATTGTTCGTGAGAGCTATTCGCGTGAAGCGCTAGGCAGCGCATTCCGAATTCTTGGCGAAGGTCAATTAACGCTAACGAAGTACTTGATGATAACGGACCAGCCGGTTGATCTGGCGAATTTCCCGCAGCTGATGGAAACGGTACTGGAGCGTTTCAGACCGGAAACCGATTTGTTTGTCTTTGATAAGACATCTCATGATACACTAGATTATACAGGCGGTAAGCTGAACCACGGCAGTAAAGCCGTCATGCTTGGCGTCGGCGAACCGGTGCGCGAGCTGCCGGCCGTATACGACGAAGGGCTGATCGACGAGATTACAGGTATCAAGCCTTACTGCCGCGGCTGCCTAGTGGTGTCAGGTGCAGCCTTCTCCGATGAGCCGGAGCTGCCTCAGCGTTTGCTGAAACGATTGCGCGAGAAGGGAACCCGCTGGCCGCTCGTTATTTTGGCAGATGATGCCGAGATTGCAAGCGCACAGACACCGTTCCTGTGGACCGTCTTTACCCGCTTTAACCCTGCAGATGATATCTATGCAGAGACAGCGCTCAAGCGCCATCACGTTGGCTATGAGCTGCCGCTTGTCATTGATGCGAGGATGAAACCGGGCTACCCGGATGAACTGATCCCGCGCGAGGACATTGTGGAGCTGGTCGACCGGAAGTGGAAGACGTATTTTCAGGCATAA
- a CDS encoding YheC/YheD family protein, which yields MGDDQGRQLASKWAKTEALLSHSGIAPHIPPTRMFTKANLSSMLQAHGMVVVKPVRGAGGHGVIKVTRDSGSYAYTYYSKTNRFGSFDAMYQSLNGKKGARRYLIQKGIRLATIGGRPIDYRVKYVKQADGHWAITAIVGRLAKPGLFVTNICRGGTLLSGSEGIRRSFSSSAVVPKKRLMRQLTQMSTAVLEGRFPGIGQLGFDFGIDRNGKIWIFEVNTRPQ from the coding sequence ATGGGCGATGATCAAGGAAGGCAGTTGGCCAGCAAATGGGCGAAGACGGAGGCGCTGCTGTCCCACTCGGGTATTGCTCCGCATATCCCGCCAACACGGATGTTCACGAAAGCGAATTTAAGCAGTATGCTGCAGGCGCATGGGATGGTTGTGGTGAAGCCGGTACGCGGAGCAGGCGGACACGGTGTGATTAAAGTAACGAGAGATAGTGGGAGCTACGCGTATACGTATTACTCCAAGACGAACCGCTTCGGGAGCTTCGACGCGATGTACCAATCGCTGAATGGCAAGAAAGGGGCACGCCGCTACTTAATTCAAAAAGGAATACGGCTCGCAACAATCGGCGGCAGACCAATCGACTATCGCGTGAAATATGTCAAACAAGCGGACGGTCATTGGGCGATTACGGCAATTGTCGGCAGACTGGCGAAACCTGGCTTATTCGTAACGAATATTTGTCGCGGGGGCACGCTTTTAAGCGGATCGGAGGGCATACGCAGATCGTTCTCGAGCAGCGCAGTCGTGCCGAAGAAACGCTTGATGAGGCAGCTGACGCAGATGTCGACAGCAGTGCTGGAAGGACGGTTTCCTGGCATTGGGCAGCTGGGCTTTGACTTCGGAATCGATCGGAACGGGAAGATTTGGATCTTCGAGGTAAACACCAGACCGCAGTAA
- the erpA gene encoding iron-sulfur cluster insertion protein ErpA: MITISDSANEKIKEMLAAEEAPELFLRIGVKEGGCSGFSYGMGFDDELADTDKEMEFSGLKVVVDDDSMKYLNGLIIDYKESAMGGGFTIENPNASATCGCGSSFRTATDAGKPAAAGEC; encoded by the coding sequence ATGATTACAATTAGCGATTCAGCGAACGAGAAGATAAAAGAAATGCTTGCAGCGGAGGAAGCTCCGGAGCTGTTCTTGCGCATCGGCGTGAAGGAAGGCGGCTGCAGCGGATTCTCTTACGGCATGGGCTTCGACGATGAGCTTGCCGATACCGATAAAGAGATGGAGTTTAGCGGCTTGAAGGTTGTCGTGGATGACGACAGCATGAAGTATTTGAACGGACTCATTATCGACTACAAAGAGTCTGCAATGGGCGGCGGCTTCACGATTGAGAACCCGAACGCATCAGCAACATGCGGCTGTGGTTCGAGCTTCCGTACTGCTACGGATGCAGGCAAACCGGCTGCGGCTGGCGAGTGCTAA
- a CDS encoding Cthe_2314 family HEPN domain-containing protein yields the protein MLRVLFGEPPRKSEGKLLEAMQAMQRYADLLNKQIAGGRDQDHKLRKYEIYTLGLISALDELEQSHYAASKYGARIKADTVEALTPEERLDYNRYVYFDKNAFIRVFSLLDKLGTLMNEYLGLQTERVKPHFSYFTVIRGMLHRNLYPELNLPLQELKEQSKPAMNRLRKRRNTEIHFMNSEMQDDLRQSHEDYSEQHQLEDIAQQVDDMNQMMDLVLNTLKLTFHHAYRQMRK from the coding sequence ATGCTCAGAGTACTGTTTGGTGAACCGCCTCGCAAGTCAGAGGGAAAGCTGCTTGAAGCGATGCAGGCGATGCAGCGGTATGCGGATCTGTTGAATAAACAGATTGCAGGAGGGCGTGACCAGGACCACAAGCTGCGCAAGTACGAGATCTACACACTCGGGCTGATCTCTGCGCTTGATGAACTGGAGCAAAGCCACTACGCAGCAAGCAAGTATGGGGCCAGAATCAAGGCAGATACGGTTGAAGCGTTAACGCCTGAAGAAAGGCTGGACTACAACCGCTATGTCTACTTTGATAAAAATGCGTTCATTCGGGTGTTCTCCTTGCTTGATAAACTTGGCACGCTGATGAATGAATACTTGGGGCTGCAGACCGAGCGCGTGAAGCCGCATTTCTCGTATTTCACCGTCATCCGAGGCATGCTGCACCGCAATCTGTATCCGGAGCTGAACCTGCCGCTTCAGGAGCTGAAAGAGCAGAGCAAGCCAGCGATGAACCGGCTGCGCAAACGGCGCAATACGGAGATCCACTTCATGAATTCCGAGATGCAGGACGATCTGCGTCAAAGCCACGAGGACTATTCTGAGCAGCATCAACTTGAGGATATCGCGCAGCAGGTCGATGACATGAACCAAATGATGGACCTCGTGCTGAACACACTTAAGCTGACCTTTCATCATGCTTATCGCCAGATGAGAAAGTGA
- a CDS encoding accessory gene regulator B family protein, whose translation MLHRAAAALHTRIKDSGAEAPSVPVIVYALEIVFNTVAIALLVLLAGLVTGELLRTAELLVLFALVRFISGGYHLPSNAYCILVSTLVLAALPHFNLSDPIMFGLTGASLLMMLIFAPANYDTYARISPKYFPLMKLLASLIVAANLLLQSDMLALAFAVQAVLLPFKNKPAEAA comes from the coding sequence ATGCTTCATAGAGCAGCCGCAGCATTGCATACCAGAATCAAGGATAGCGGGGCAGAGGCACCTTCTGTTCCGGTCATTGTATATGCACTTGAAATTGTCTTCAATACGGTTGCCATCGCGCTGCTTGTTCTGTTAGCGGGACTTGTGACAGGCGAGCTGCTTCGGACAGCGGAGCTCCTGGTTCTATTCGCATTAGTCCGGTTCATCTCAGGCGGTTATCACCTGCCCTCCAACGCTTATTGTATCCTCGTATCGACGCTTGTGTTGGCAGCGCTGCCTCATTTCAACTTATCTGATCCCATCATGTTCGGTCTCACGGGAGCATCATTGCTCATGATGCTGATCTTTGCCCCAGCTAATTACGATACTTATGCGCGCATTTCTCCTAAGTACTTTCCGTTAATGAAGCTGCTTGCGAGCCTCATTGTTGCGGCGAATTTACTGCTCCAATCGGACATGCTGGCGCTTGCCTTTGCTGTCCAAGCAGTACTGCTGCCGTTCAAGAACAAACCTGCCGAAGCGGCATAA
- a CDS encoding SDR family oxidoreductase, translating to MKGKTALVTGSAKGLGKMTAQTLAQMGCDIVLNYKSSEQEALQLAAEIQQQYGVRAIAIGADIAVQSDVAQLAAQALAWSLTGSIEILINNAGPFIRERRLFADYAPDEIIGLVNGNLLGVMLLDHHLLPGMRKQQWGRIIHFGFGHAGEGRAWPHRAVYASAKTGLVSFTKTLAVEEASSGITVHMVCPGDIRGVNKERTIEEVAGEQDEESPRGRPGSGEDVARVIAFLCLPQSDYLTGNIVDVTGGFDPIKTSIKSSSNAAAGTQ from the coding sequence CTGAAAGGCAAAACTGCTTTAGTGACAGGCAGTGCGAAAGGGTTAGGCAAAATGACAGCGCAAACGCTTGCCCAAATGGGCTGCGACATTGTGCTGAACTATAAGTCGAGCGAGCAGGAGGCGCTGCAGCTCGCCGCAGAGATTCAGCAGCAATACGGTGTCAGGGCGATAGCCATCGGCGCCGATATTGCCGTGCAGAGTGACGTGGCGCAGCTTGCAGCACAAGCACTCGCGTGGTCGCTAACAGGCAGCATTGAGATTCTGATCAACAATGCTGGACCTTTCATCCGCGAGCGGAGACTGTTCGCCGACTATGCACCGGATGAGATTATTGGACTTGTAAACGGCAATTTACTTGGCGTTATGCTGCTCGATCACCATCTGCTGCCAGGCATGCGAAAGCAGCAGTGGGGTAGAATTATTCACTTCGGCTTCGGTCATGCCGGAGAAGGGCGGGCTTGGCCGCACCGGGCGGTCTATGCCAGTGCCAAGACCGGGCTCGTCTCGTTCACGAAGACGCTTGCGGTCGAAGAGGCTTCAAGCGGCATTACCGTGCATATGGTATGCCCAGGCGACATCCGCGGCGTGAACAAAGAGCGGACGATTGAAGAAGTCGCCGGCGAGCAGGATGAAGAATCGCCGCGCGGGCGGCCGGGAAGCGGAGAAGACGTTGCGCGTGTTATTGCGTTCTTGTGCTTGCCGCAATCGGATTACCTAACAGGCAATATTGTCGATGTGACAGGCGGATTCGACCCGATCAAGACGTCGATTAAGTCTTCATCGAATGCAGCTGCTGGTACCCAATAA
- a CDS encoding NAD(P)/FAD-dependent oxidoreductase gives MKRFVILGGGYGGLTVAHKLLEGELPDDTVVVLIDRMPYQGLKTEYYALVAGTSSDVELRVAFPSDPRLIIMYGEVTDVDLDAKQIQMAGQDPLDYEWLVVALGCTDKYHGIDGAELYSNSIQTFSATRKTYLALNDVKPYGQINIVGGGLSGVEVASELRESRPDLNIRIIDRGPSILSAFPGKLQEFVSSWFIEHEVEMRGHVSLHKLEEGALYDLNNTSPILSDVTVWTAGIQPVALVQRMNLPKDNQGRLIINELHQLPDYNEVFIVGDCASLPFSPSAQAAEGQGAQVAEVMQAIWAGKTPKLGKIKLKGVLGSLGKKSGFGLMGKTPMMGRIPRVMKSGVLWMSKRHFG, from the coding sequence ATGAAACGTTTTGTCATTCTTGGCGGCGGTTATGGAGGTTTGACCGTTGCTCATAAGTTGCTTGAAGGCGAACTGCCGGACGATACAGTTGTCGTGCTGATTGACCGTATGCCTTATCAAGGCCTGAAGACAGAATATTACGCGCTTGTGGCCGGAACGAGCTCAGATGTTGAGCTGCGTGTTGCCTTCCCGTCCGATCCAAGACTCATTATAATGTACGGTGAAGTAACCGATGTAGATTTGGACGCGAAACAGATCCAGATGGCTGGTCAAGACCCGCTTGATTATGAGTGGCTCGTCGTTGCGCTCGGCTGTACGGATAAGTATCATGGCATTGATGGCGCAGAATTGTACTCGAATAGCATTCAGACCTTCTCCGCTACGCGTAAAACGTACCTCGCGCTTAACGATGTGAAGCCATACGGCCAGATCAACATTGTTGGCGGCGGTCTTAGCGGCGTTGAGGTTGCTTCCGAGCTGCGTGAGAGCCGTCCGGACCTTAATATTCGGATCATCGACCGTGGACCGAGCATTCTCTCTGCGTTCCCTGGCAAGCTGCAGGAATTCGTGTCTTCGTGGTTCATCGAGCATGAAGTGGAAATGCGCGGTCATGTCTCTCTGCATAAGCTGGAGGAAGGCGCTCTATACGATCTGAATAACACTTCGCCTATTCTGTCTGATGTTACGGTATGGACAGCTGGTATCCAGCCTGTTGCCCTCGTGCAGCGCATGAACCTTCCAAAGGACAATCAAGGCCGTCTGATCATCAACGAGCTTCATCAGCTGCCAGATTACAACGAAGTGTTCATCGTCGGTGACTGTGCTTCCCTACCATTCTCGCCAAGCGCACAAGCGGCGGAAGGTCAAGGCGCGCAGGTTGCTGAAGTCATGCAAGCCATCTGGGCAGGCAAGACGCCTAAGCTCGGCAAAATCAAGCTTAAAGGCGTGCTCGGCTCGCTAGGCAAGAAATCCGGCTTCGGCCTTATGGGCAAGACGCCGATGATGGGCCGCATTCCTCGTGTAATGAAGAGCGGCGTGCTCTGGATGTCGAAGCGTCATTTTGGCTAA
- a CDS encoding NifU family protein, whose amino-acid sequence MSENAQSTMYDEVLDVLDKLRPFLQRDGGDVELVDVEDGIVKLRLVGACGSCPSSTITLKAGIERALLEEVEGVQEVMQVF is encoded by the coding sequence ATGAGTGAAAATGCACAAAGCACAATGTACGACGAGGTACTCGACGTACTGGATAAGCTTCGTCCGTTCTTGCAGCGCGACGGCGGCGACGTTGAACTCGTAGATGTTGAGGACGGCATCGTTAAGCTGCGTTTGGTTGGTGCTTGCGGAAGCTGCCCAAGCTCGACGATTACTCTTAAAGCAGGTATTGAACGTGCCCTGCTTGAGGAAGTCGAAGGCGTACAAGAAGTTATGCAAGTATTCTAA
- a CDS encoding ankyrin repeat domain-containing protein: MELKQQIEEVFQAAQSGDAERLSAILEAHSELANTENEQGLTPLGYAAHFGNRDAVQVLLDNGADVNAVSHSKLSYIPSNTALHAAIAGERSIDVIKLLLMKQAQTTIFDSNGHTCLHTAAFHDDNIEIIRLLIEHGAEVNAAMEDGETALTLAIKQGNNHVAELLRSIGATG; the protein is encoded by the coding sequence ATGGAGCTCAAACAACAGATTGAGGAAGTCTTTCAAGCTGCTCAGTCGGGTGACGCTGAACGTTTAAGCGCGATTTTGGAAGCGCATTCGGAACTTGCGAATACGGAGAATGAACAAGGACTAACACCACTTGGGTATGCAGCACACTTTGGAAACCGCGATGCCGTACAGGTATTGCTGGACAATGGCGCAGATGTGAATGCGGTATCGCATTCCAAGCTTTCTTACATCCCTTCGAACACCGCTTTGCACGCAGCAATTGCAGGAGAACGAAGTATCGATGTCATCAAATTGCTTCTAATGAAGCAAGCTCAGACAACGATCTTTGACAGCAATGGCCATACATGTCTGCACACCGCCGCATTCCATGACGATAACATCGAGATTATCCGCTTGTTGATTGAACATGGAGCCGAAGTTAACGCAGCAATGGAGGACGGGGAAACGGCTCTCACGCTTGCAATCAAGCAAGGCAACAATCATGTCGCGGAGCTGCTTCGGAGTATTGGCGCGACTGGCTGA